The Homo sapiens chromosome 5, GRCh38.p14 Primary Assembly genome includes a window with the following:
- the ARL14EPL gene encoding ARL14 effector protein-like isoform 1 (isoform 1 is encoded by transcript variant 3), with protein sequence MNEQSEKNNSIQERHTDHSFPEKNCQIGQKQLQQIERQLKCLAFRNPGPQVADFNPETRQQKKKARMSKMNEYFSTKYKIMRKYDKSGRLICNDADLCDCLEKNCLGCFYPCPKCNSNKCGPECRCNRRWVYDAIVTESGEVISTLPFNVPD encoded by the exons ATGAATGAACAATCAGAGAAAAACAATTCCATTCAAGAGAGACACACAGATCATAGTTTTCCTGAGAAGAACTGTCAAATTGGACAGAAACAACTG cAACAAATAGAGCGGCAGTTAAAATGCTTGGCATTTCGAAACCCTGGACCACAGGTAGCAGACTTTAATCCTGAAACAAGGCAGCAGAAAAAGAAAGCCCGGATGTCAAAgatgaatgaatatttttctaCCAAATACAA AATAATGAGGAAGTATGACAAAAGTGGCAGGCTCATCTGTAATGACGCTGATCTGTGTGATTGTCTAGAGAAGAACTGCCTGGGCTGCTTCTACCCATGCCCGAAGTGTAACTCCAACAAGTGTGGGCCCGAGTGCCGCTGCAACCGACGGTGGGTTTACGATGCCATCGTCACTGAGTCAGGAGAGGTCATCAGCACGCTGCCGTTTAATGTTCCTGACTAG
- the ARL14EPL gene encoding ARL14 effector protein-like isoform 2 (isoform 2 is encoded by transcript variant 2) has protein sequence MSKMNEYFSTKYKIMRKYDKSGRLICNDADLCDCLEKNCLGCFYPCPKCNSNKCGPECRCNRRWVYDAIVTESGEVISTLPFNVPD, from the exons ATGTCAAAgatgaatgaatatttttctaCCAAATACAA AATAATGAGGAAGTATGACAAAAGTGGCAGGCTCATCTGTAATGACGCTGATCTGTGTGATTGTCTAGAGAAGAACTGCCTGGGCTGCTTCTACCCATGCCCGAAGTGTAACTCCAACAAGTGTGGGCCCGAGTGCCGCTGCAACCGACGGTGGGTTTACGATGCCATCGTCACTGAGTCAGGAGAGGTCATCAGCACGCTGCCGTTTAATGTTCCTGACTAG